One Maribacter sp. HTCC2170 genomic window, GTTTTTGGGTTCATCAAGGATGAAATAAAAAAAGGGCGCCAGATATATGTGGTATATCCATTAATACAAGAATCAGAGGCATTGGATTACAAAGATTTAATGGATGGTTATGAAAGTATTGCGAGGGATTTCCCGCTACCCGATTACCAGATTTCCATTGTTCATGGCAAAATGAAACCCGCCGATAAGGACTATGAGATGGAACGTTTTGTAAAAGGTGAAACCCAAATAATGGTTGCCACTACCGTTATTGAAGTTGGTGTTAACGTTCCCAATGCTTCGGTAATGATCATTGAAAGTGCGGAACGTTTTGGGTTGTCCCAATTGCATCAATTGCGTGGGCGCGTTGGTCGTGGCGCAGATCAAAGTTATTGTATTTTGATGACCAGTTTTAAACTGTCATCAGAAGCCAAAACCCGTTTAGAAACCATGGTCAGGACCAATGACGGTTTTGAGATTGCAGAGGTAGACTTAAAACTTCGTGGGCCTGGAGATATTATGGGAACACAACAAAGCGGCGTTTTAAACCTTAAAATCGCTGACATAGTCAAGGACAATGATATTCTTAAGACAGCACGTTGGTATGCTATGAAAATTTTAAAAGAAGACCCGAGTTTGGAAAAACAAGAACATTTGGTAATTCGACATTCCTACGCTCAACTCATTAAGCATAAAAACATCTGGAATTACATAAGTTGAAATTAAAAACCCTGACGATTACCATCAGGGTTCAACTTTTCATGCAATTCGCTTTTTAATTGATGTCTTCACCTTTTTTAAGTTTCTCCAAAAAACCTGCTATAGCATCTTTGTTTGGCTGGTCCGGTGCTCTTTTGGCTGCAATTTGTAAATGTTTTAGTGCTGTTTTATAATTACCAAGGGCAGAATAACCTCTTGCCAATCCGAAGTCCACAGGCCATTGACCTTTGTTCTTTTTGGCATTCATTTTAAAGATCTTCATGGCTTTTTCTTTATTTCCTTGACCAATCAACTGACGCCCGTATCCATGAGTTTCAAAAATGGTAGCATATTCCATGGCTTCATCCATAACGGTAGATGCTTCACCGGTTTTCCCTTGCTTTGCTAAAATCCTTGATTTGATTCCCAGATTATTAAAGGTTTTCTGGCTAAAAAACTGTCCAGCAATAGTGGCATCAATCCAGCGAAGAGCCTCATCCAAATCACCACCATTATTCAAAGAGAAATTTGCCGCTTGTTCCCACGTTTGTCTAGTAAAACCTGGCGAATTTTCAAGTTTGGTACGAATATCAGCCAATACAACATTGGCCACATCTACTTCAATTTTAAAAGGGATCTTCTTTTCCCCCCAGCTTAAACTGGCTATGGCCGAATTGGCCGAAACATCGTAGAAATCAAAAGTTAATTGCTCTGTATGCGGTGCATTGGTCATATTCACATCAACTTGCAAAGCATCCGCCGAAGGCTCATAGAAATAACTGCCCCACGCCTTGTAATTCTTGGAGAAAATAATCGTTGCTTTATTATCTTCATGAATGACCATATGCAATCCATATTTTCCTGCTGCCAAATCTTTTCCTTCTACCTTCACATCATCATCAAATTTGATGATCGTATTCTCATTTGCCCCTGCTCTCCAAGGAGATTCTTTGGCCGTTCCAAATCCAAGGTTGTTCATTCCATAAGGCACTAACTTTCCCCAAACTTCCCGATCATTAACACTAGGGCGTGAATATTCGATTGAAATATCGGTTATTCCGACTCTTTGCGAAACCTTTGCCATTTGGCTTCCTCTTGGTAAATCCAATTGAGCGGAAACATTAACAAAACAAAATAGCATCATGAATGACATGCCTAATGCATATTTTAAGTACATTTTTTTCATTTGATTGATTTTAGTTGTTCCGTTACAAGGTATATATAGATAAAGCCCCATAAAGTTACAATTGTGTTAAAGTGCTAACAGCACATGTTAAACTAACATTTAAATAAGTGTGACAATTTCAAAAAAAAGTTGTCTTTGTTTTTATAATTTAATACCATAAACAAAACCAAATGAAAAATACGTCGGTAATTCTTTTGTTATCTAGCATTGTACTTCTGATATCTTGTAGAAATACAAATCAAACTGCTGCTATAAAGCATCCAGAGGGAAAGTTAGTGTCAAGCACTTATAAAGAGCCTGTTTTCTTGAATGACCAAAGAATCTCAAAAATAAAAGGAATCGAATCTGAATTGGAGCAAATATTTATTGAACACTCAAAAACAAAAAAAATACCAGGAATTGCCTATGGTATTGTTGTTGATGATTCTCTCGTAATAGCCTCGGCAACAGGATTGTCCCAAATAAAAAACAATATTGCAGCGTCAACTAGTACATCTTTTCGGATAGCCTCTATGTCAAAGAGTTTTACGGCCATGGCTATTTTGAAATTAAGGGATGAACAGAAATTATCTTTAAATGACCCAGTATCAAAATATATTCCGGAGTTAGGAAAGTTAGAATATCTTACCGAGGATTCTCCATTGATTGATATTGAAAATTTATTGACAATGACAGCTGGATTTCCAGAGGACAATCCCTGGGGAGACCGCCAGCTTGCACTTTCAGATGAAGCTTTTATAGATTTGATTTCCAAAGGGCTATCGATTTCCAAGGTTTCCTCCTCCCAATTTGAATACAGCAATACAGGATATGCCATGCTCGGGAAAATCATTACATCAATTTCTGGAATTCCATATCAAGAATATATAAAGAAGCATATTTTTCTTCCCTTAGGGATGAACAATACATTTTGGGAATATTCAAATGTTCCGCAAGAACAATTGGCGATTGGATATAGATGGGAAGATGAAACTTGGAAAAAGGAACCAATGCTTCACGATGGTGCATACGGTGCAATGGGAGGATTAATCACATCCATCGAAGATTTTAACAAATATGTTAGTTTTCATTTATCTGCTTGGCCAGCAAGAAGCGATGACGACACGGGTCCTATCAAGCGTAGTTCTTTAAGGGAAATGCATACTCCTCAATTTAATTTTTTAAATTCTTGGAACAAGGATTGGGATAATAAGTCTTGTGCAAGTATGATAGGCTATGGATTTGGGCTTGGAATTTCAATGGATTGTAAACGAAGAAAACGTATTTCACATGGCGGGGCATTACCTGGTTTTGGGAGTAATTATGCTTTCTTTCCTGAATATGGTATTGGAATCATGGCATTTGGCAATTTAACATATACAACACCTATTCCCTACGATACCATAGAAAAAATGTTGTTTGAGAAATTGGATTTACAGTCCCGCAAACTTCCTGCATCTGATATCTTGGAAAAAAGAAAGGGAGAAATCGCTAACCTCTTCCAAACAGGAAAAGCCAATCTAGATGGGAAAATATTTGCCGAGAATTTTTTCCTAGATACTTCTAAAGAAATGCGTATCAAAGAAATCCAAGATGTTTTGGATTCTGCAGGAGGCTTTATAAATGTTTTGAAGATTTCTCCTCGAAATCAATTACGAGGAGATTTTAAAATAAGCTGCGAAAATGGTGATATAAATGTGTTCTTTACACTGACTCCAGAAAAAACACCTATGGTTCAAAGATTGGATGTTTCTTTTAAATCCCGTAAAAGCGAATAGCTAAAGGACATCTGACTTATTCCTTTTCGTGTAAATGGATTTTGTCTCCTTCTGTTGTTGAAAAAATAATTGCGTTTGAACATCGTAATTTTTAAGTGCATTAATTTCCTAAAACCATTGGTTTTAATAGTTTTGTTAGCTTAGAATAAAAAGAATTATGAGTTCAAAGAAGACACTATTTGATAAGGTTTGGGATTCGCATGTTGTGCAACAAATTGAAAACGGCCCAGATGTATTGTTCATAGACCGTCATATGGTACATGAAGTAACAAGTCCCGTGGCATTTTTAGGATTGAAAAGTAGAGGGATTAAAGTACTGCATCCTGAAAAAACATTCGCGACCGCAGACCATAATACCCCGACTATAAATCAACATTTGCCAGTTGAGGATCCGCTTTCTGCAAACCAGCTTAAAGCTTTGGAAGAAAACTCCAAAGAATACGGAATCTCCTATTGGGGATTGGGGCATGAGAAAAATGGTATTGTTCATGTTGTAGGTCCGGAATACGGAATCACACAGCCAGGTGCTACCATAGTATGTGGTGATTCACATACTTCTACCCATGGCGCTTTTGGGGCTATTGCCTTTGGAATTGGAACCTCTGAGGTTGAAATGGTTTTGGCCACGCAATGTATAATGCAGGCAAAACCTAAGAGTATGCGTATTAATGTTGAGGGCGCATTGGGTAAAGGGGTTACCCCTAAAGATGTTGCCTTGTATATTATCTCACAATTAACAACTTCAGGAGCTACGGGTTATTTCGTTGAGTATGCTGGTCAGGTGTTTAGGGATATGACCATGGAAGGAAGAATGACGGTCTGCAACCTTAGTATTGAAATGGGCGCACGTGGTGGAATGATAGCCCCTGATGAAAAGACATTTGATTATGTACAAGGGCGTGAGTTTTCACCAAAAGGTGTCGCTCTTGATAAGGCCAAGGCATATTGGGAAACACTATACACCGATGAAGGAGCTCAATTTGACAAGGAAATAACCTTTGACGCTGCCGACATTGAACCTATGATCACTTACGGTACAAATCCGGGCATGGGTATCGGTATTTCAAATGATATTCCTCTAGCTGATGCCGTAGAAGGTGGCCAAGCCACTTATAAAAAATCTTTGCAGTATATGGATTTCAATGAAGGTGAAAGTATGATGGGCAAGGATATTGATTTTGTTTTCCTTGGAAGTTGCACTAATGGCCGCATAGAGGATTTTAGGGCTTTTACTTCATTAATAAAAGGAAGAAAAAAGGCACAAAATGTTACAGCCTGGTTGGTTCCGGGATCTCATCAGGTTGAAGCAGCAATAAAGGAAGAAGGCTTGTTGGATGTTTTGAACGAAGCTGGTTTTGAACTAAGAGAACCTGGTTGCTCTGCATGTTTGGCCATGAACGATGATAAGGTGCCTGCTGGAAAATATGCAGTAAGTACTTCTAACAGAAACTTTGAAGGCAGACAAGGTCCAGGGTCTAGAACTCTTTTGGCCAGTCCGTTAGTTGCAGCAGCAGCAGCCGTTACCGGAAAGGTTACCGACCCAAGGGAATTAATGAATTAAATAGTTGATGGTTAATTGGTTAGAATTGATAAATTATCAATATCTAAGAGTAAAAATCCATCAAAGAACAACTAAGAACGAACAACAAATAATAAAATGGCATACGATAAATTCAACATACTAACTTCTTCGGCAGTACCACTTCCCATAGAAAATGTGGATACAGACCAAATTATTCCAGCTCGCTTTTTAAAAGCAACAGAAAGAAAAGGATTTGGTGATAATCTTTTTAGGGATTGGCGTTACAATGGTGATGACACACCAAAGAAAGACTTTGTTCTAAATAACCCTATCTACAGTGGTAAAATATTAGTAGGTGGCAAGAACTTCGGTTCTGGATCTTCTAGGGAACATGCCGCATGGGCCGTTTATGATTACGGATTCCGCTGTGTGGTTTCCAGTTTCTTTGCCGATATATTTAGAAACAACTGTCTGAATATTGGTGTTTTACCTGTTCAGGTCAGTGCAGATTTTCTACATAAAATTTTTACTGCTATTGAAGCTGACCCAGAAGCCCAATTAGAAGTTAATCTTAAGGATCAATCCGTAACTATATTGGCTACTGGTGAAAAGGAAAGTTTTGATATCAATGATTATAAGAAAGCCAACATGACCAACGGCTTTGATGATATAGATTACCTTTTGAACATCAAGGGTAAAATAAGCGAATACGCCCAAGACACACCATTATAATAGTTTAAGTCAAGAATACCTATGGATAAGAGACGGATTGAAATAATGGACACTACACTCCGCGATGGTGAACAGACCTCGGGAGTTTCTTTCTCTGTATCCGAAAAACTTACGCTTGCCAAACTATTATTGGATGAGCTCAAAGTTGACCGTATTGAAATTGCTTCAGCCAGAGTTTCAGAAGGTGAATTGAAAGCTGTACAGGAAATTACCCAATGGGCAACTGAACAAAGGTATTTGGACCGCGTGGAGATATTGACCTTTGTTGATGGCGGAGTTTCCTTGGAATGGATGAAAAAGGCAGGCGCCAAGGTTCAAAATTTACTCACCAAAGGATCATTGAACCACTTAACACATCAACTTAAGAAAACTCCTGAGCAGCATTTTAATGAGATAGCCAAAACCATTGAACTAGCACAAGCACAAGGCATTAAGACCAATGTATATCTTGAAGATTGGAGTAACGGTATGCGTAATTCCAAGGAATACGTTTTTCAGTATTTGGACTTTCTCACAAAACAACCCGTAGAGCGAATCTTGTTACCGGATACACTAGGGGTACTCACCTATTCAGAGACTTTTGACTTTCTTTCAGAAATAGTCCAGCGTTATCCAGATTCACATTTTGACTTTCACGGACATAATGATTACGATCTTGGAGTGGCAAATGTTATGGAAGCTGTTAGAGCAGGTGTACACGGTTTACATCTTACTGTAAATGGAATGGGTGAACGTGCCGGTAACGCACCTATGGCGAGCGCAGTCGCTGTGATAAATGATTTTTTACCAGAAGTTGATATAGCAGTAAACGAATCATCACTGCATAAGGTGAGTAAATTGGTGTCTGCCTTTACAGGATTTGGCATCCCCGCAAACAAGCCTATTGTTGGTGACAATGTTTTTACACAAACAGCTGGCATACATGCAGATGGAGATAGTAAAAATAACCTTTACTTTAGCGATTTAATGCCAGAACGTTTTGGTAGAAAACGTAAATATGCACTTGGTAAATTATCCGGAAAAGCCAATATTCAAAAGAATTTACAGGAGCTGGGATTGACGCTCAATGATGACGAGTTAAAGAAAGTAACTGCGAGGATAATTGAACTTGGTGATAAGAAAGAACAGGTGACAAAAGATGACCTTCCTTATATTATTTCGGATGTTCTGGATTCTGATTTCCAACAAAAAGTATTTGTTAAATCCTATGTATTGACCCATGCAAAAGGCTTGCAGCCTTCCACCACCCTATCATTGGAAATAAATGGGGAGATTTTTGAAGAAAACGCTTCAGGGGATGGGCAGTACGATGCCTTTATGAATGCCTTACGTAAAATTTACAACTCAAGAAAAATTGAATTGCCCGTTTTAACCGATTATGCCGTTCGCATACCACCCGGAAGTAGCTCCGATGCCCTCTGTGAAACAATAATCACTTGGAAGTTGGAAGAAAAAGAGTTTACCTCTAGAGGATTGGACTCTGACCAAACAGT contains:
- a CDS encoding DUF2911 domain-containing protein, encoding MKKMYLKYALGMSFMMLFCFVNVSAQLDLPRGSQMAKVSQRVGITDISIEYSRPSVNDREVWGKLVPYGMNNLGFGTAKESPWRAGANENTIIKFDDDVKVEGKDLAAGKYGLHMVIHEDNKATIIFSKNYKAWGSYFYEPSADALQVDVNMTNAPHTEQLTFDFYDVSANSAIASLSWGEKKIPFKIEVDVANVVLADIRTKLENSPGFTRQTWEQAANFSLNNGGDLDEALRWIDATIAGQFFSQKTFNNLGIKSRILAKQGKTGEASTVMDEAMEYATIFETHGYGRQLIGQGNKEKAMKIFKMNAKKNKGQWPVDFGLARGYSALGNYKTALKHLQIAAKRAPDQPNKDAIAGFLEKLKKGEDIN
- a CDS encoding serine hydrolase domain-containing protein, which produces MKNTSVILLLSSIVLLISCRNTNQTAAIKHPEGKLVSSTYKEPVFLNDQRISKIKGIESELEQIFIEHSKTKKIPGIAYGIVVDDSLVIASATGLSQIKNNIAASTSTSFRIASMSKSFTAMAILKLRDEQKLSLNDPVSKYIPELGKLEYLTEDSPLIDIENLLTMTAGFPEDNPWGDRQLALSDEAFIDLISKGLSISKVSSSQFEYSNTGYAMLGKIITSISGIPYQEYIKKHIFLPLGMNNTFWEYSNVPQEQLAIGYRWEDETWKKEPMLHDGAYGAMGGLITSIEDFNKYVSFHLSAWPARSDDDTGPIKRSSLREMHTPQFNFLNSWNKDWDNKSCASMIGYGFGLGISMDCKRRKRISHGGALPGFGSNYAFFPEYGIGIMAFGNLTYTTPIPYDTIEKMLFEKLDLQSRKLPASDILEKRKGEIANLFQTGKANLDGKIFAENFFLDTSKEMRIKEIQDVLDSAGGFINVLKISPRNQLRGDFKISCENGDINVFFTLTPEKTPMVQRLDVSFKSRKSE
- the leuC gene encoding 3-isopropylmalate dehydratase large subunit, with amino-acid sequence MSSKKTLFDKVWDSHVVQQIENGPDVLFIDRHMVHEVTSPVAFLGLKSRGIKVLHPEKTFATADHNTPTINQHLPVEDPLSANQLKALEENSKEYGISYWGLGHEKNGIVHVVGPEYGITQPGATIVCGDSHTSTHGAFGAIAFGIGTSEVEMVLATQCIMQAKPKSMRINVEGALGKGVTPKDVALYIISQLTTSGATGYFVEYAGQVFRDMTMEGRMTVCNLSIEMGARGGMIAPDEKTFDYVQGREFSPKGVALDKAKAYWETLYTDEGAQFDKEITFDAADIEPMITYGTNPGMGIGISNDIPLADAVEGGQATYKKSLQYMDFNEGESMMGKDIDFVFLGSCTNGRIEDFRAFTSLIKGRKKAQNVTAWLVPGSHQVEAAIKEEGLLDVLNEAGFELREPGCSACLAMNDDKVPAGKYAVSTSNRNFEGRQGPGSRTLLASPLVAAAAAVTGKVTDPRELMN
- the leuD gene encoding 3-isopropylmalate dehydratase small subunit; its protein translation is MAYDKFNILTSSAVPLPIENVDTDQIIPARFLKATERKGFGDNLFRDWRYNGDDTPKKDFVLNNPIYSGKILVGGKNFGSGSSREHAAWAVYDYGFRCVVSSFFADIFRNNCLNIGVLPVQVSADFLHKIFTAIEADPEAQLEVNLKDQSVTILATGEKESFDINDYKKANMTNGFDDIDYLLNIKGKISEYAQDTPL
- a CDS encoding alpha-isopropylmalate synthase regulatory domain-containing protein; the protein is MDKRRIEIMDTTLRDGEQTSGVSFSVSEKLTLAKLLLDELKVDRIEIASARVSEGELKAVQEITQWATEQRYLDRVEILTFVDGGVSLEWMKKAGAKVQNLLTKGSLNHLTHQLKKTPEQHFNEIAKTIELAQAQGIKTNVYLEDWSNGMRNSKEYVFQYLDFLTKQPVERILLPDTLGVLTYSETFDFLSEIVQRYPDSHFDFHGHNDYDLGVANVMEAVRAGVHGLHLTVNGMGERAGNAPMASAVAVINDFLPEVDIAVNESSLHKVSKLVSAFTGFGIPANKPIVGDNVFTQTAGIHADGDSKNNLYFSDLMPERFGRKRKYALGKLSGKANIQKNLQELGLTLNDDELKKVTARIIELGDKKEQVTKDDLPYIISDVLDSDFQQKVFVKSYVLTHAKGLQPSTTLSLEINGEIFEENASGDGQYDAFMNALRKIYNSRKIELPVLTDYAVRIPPGSSSDALCETIITWKLEEKEFTSRGLDSDQTVSAIKATEKMLNII